In the genome of Leeuwenhoekiella sp. MAR_2009_132, one region contains:
- a CDS encoding toxin-antitoxin system YwqK family antitoxin — translation MKKLLVVIALMGVVSFASAQEKQKNVYEKDGNLIKATLFHNNGEISQKGYYTEDGKLTGEWVSYDENGSKTAVANYDNGEKTGKWFFWNENTLREVDYSGSKITAVNTWKLSGDRVVSNE, via the coding sequence ATGAAAAAGTTACTAGTTGTTATTGCCTTAATGGGTGTTGTAAGTTTTGCATCTGCACAAGAGAAGCAAAAGAATGTTTACGAGAAAGACGGTAATTTGATTAAAGCAACTTTGTTTCATAACAACGGAGAAATTAGTCAGAAGGGTTATTACACAGAAGATGGTAAGTTAACTGGTGAGTGGGTGAGCTATGATGAAAATGGCTCTAAAACAGCTGTTGCAAATTATGACAACGGAGAGAAAACAGGTAAATGGTTTTTCTGGAATGAAAACACATTACGTGAAGTTGATTACAGCGGGTCAAAAATTACAGCAGTAAATACATGGAAACTTTCAGGTGATCGTGTAGTAAGTAACGAATAA
- a CDS encoding TIGR03643 family protein: MSTTNYSEKFSDREIDRIIEMAWEDRTTFDAIEFQFCLKEQEVIELMRRQMKPSSFKMWRERVQGRATKHAAKRSFEKGTFKSTRQKQITHNKISKR, encoded by the coding sequence ATGAGTACTACTAACTATTCAGAGAAGTTTAGCGATCGTGAGATAGACCGAATTATTGAAATGGCCTGGGAAGATCGTACAACTTTTGATGCAATCGAATTTCAATTTTGTTTAAAAGAGCAGGAGGTAATCGAATTGATGCGTCGCCAGATGAAACCATCTAGTTTTAAAATGTGGCGCGAGCGGGTACAGGGGAGAGCTACGAAACATGCGGCTAAACGTAGTTTTGAGAAAGGCACCTTTAAAAGTACCAGACAGAAACAAATTACCCATAACAAAATAAGTAAGCGATAA
- a CDS encoding nuclear transport factor 2 family protein — protein MRLKFLFIFTLLAGSLVAQQRDTSEMAINSQLENWHKAAADANFDAYFALMTRDAVFIGTDAEENWQLDQFKTFAKPYFEAGKAWSFTTLERTIYHPKKSKIAWFDELLDTQMGICRGSGVMRFEDNNWKVQHYVLSIAVPNENVSEVTALKKEHDSLLITKLRAN, from the coding sequence ATGCGACTAAAGTTTCTTTTTATTTTCACCTTATTAGCAGGGTCTTTAGTTGCTCAGCAACGAGATACTTCAGAAATGGCTATTAATTCGCAGTTAGAAAACTGGCATAAGGCAGCTGCAGACGCAAACTTTGATGCCTATTTTGCGCTTATGACTCGCGATGCTGTTTTTATAGGTACCGATGCAGAAGAAAATTGGCAGTTAGATCAATTCAAAACATTTGCTAAACCATATTTTGAGGCGGGCAAAGCCTGGAGTTTTACAACATTAGAACGCACAATATACCATCCCAAAAAATCAAAAATAGCCTGGTTTGACGAGCTGTTAGATACCCAAATGGGAATCTGCAGAGGATCTGGAGTCATGCGTTTTGAAGATAATAATTGGAAAGTGCAACACTATGTACTCTCTATAGCTGTGCCTAATGAAAATGTTTCAGAAGTTACAGCACTTAAAAAAGAACACGACAGCTTGCTTATTACAAAGCTGCGTGCTAATTAA
- a CDS encoding M13 family metallopeptidase: MNKIVRMIIPVSVGILSLTACKEEVKKQEIAEVKIPALDLANMDTLVKPQDNFYDFVNGNWMRNTEIPEEESTWGGFSVLRKKTREDVLTIIADAQKEGKYGPETDQAKALALYEGQLDTVARNEAGLKPLQPALESIAAITSVLDIQKVSQERNGTVSPFVNFSVFSDFSNSKMNAGYIAPGRLGLPDRDYYVEQDAKSKEIREQYKAYISWVLQYAGDDEATSKTEADRILALETQLAEPRLDKVARRDARNMNNPRSVAELQKMTSAINWKAYFENQGLSKEVDTVIVLQTQYMKSLQNVLTKTPLDDLKLLMRWATLNSWSDALTTELEYANWEFYSKTLNGTPKQKPADERALETVDNTLGEALGKLYVDKVFPPEAKAKAEAMIDNIKEAFRDRINNLEWMTDSTKLQAIDKLNKFTVKIGYPDKWEDYSKLEITADKTFFENLLAAGSWAEDKNNADYKEPVDKTRWGMSPQTVNAYFNPSFNEIVFPAAILQPPFYNYQADEAVNYGGIGAVIGHEISHAFDDSGSRFDGDGNLKNWWTDEDLSAFSERSGALAEQYSAIEVADSLFINGKFTLGENIGDLGGVLAAYTGLQKFYEKNEKPQPIDGYTAEQRFFISWATIWRTKMRDDALRTRIKTDPHSPGMYRAYVPLQNIDAFYEAFNIKEGDAMFLPVEKRVRIW; this comes from the coding sequence ATGAATAAAATCGTTCGAATGATAATCCCGGTTTCGGTTGGGATTTTAAGTTTAACGGCCTGTAAAGAGGAAGTTAAAAAGCAGGAGATAGCCGAGGTTAAAATACCAGCGCTCGACCTTGCAAATATGGATACACTCGTAAAACCTCAAGATAATTTTTACGATTTTGTAAATGGTAATTGGATGCGTAACACCGAGATTCCTGAAGAAGAATCTACCTGGGGAGGTTTTAGTGTATTACGTAAAAAAACCCGTGAAGATGTACTTACAATTATTGCAGATGCGCAAAAAGAAGGCAAGTATGGGCCAGAAACAGATCAGGCAAAAGCACTTGCTTTATACGAAGGTCAGTTAGATACGGTTGCTCGTAACGAAGCCGGTTTAAAGCCGCTTCAGCCTGCATTAGAAAGTATTGCTGCTATCACTTCTGTTTTAGACATACAGAAAGTGAGTCAGGAACGTAACGGTACGGTTTCACCATTTGTAAACTTCAGCGTGTTTTCAGACTTTTCAAACAGTAAGATGAACGCGGGCTATATCGCTCCGGGAAGATTAGGTTTGCCAGACCGTGACTATTACGTAGAGCAGGATGCAAAATCAAAAGAAATACGTGAGCAATACAAAGCATATATTAGCTGGGTATTGCAATATGCGGGAGATGATGAGGCTACTTCAAAAACCGAAGCAGACCGTATCTTAGCATTAGAAACTCAACTTGCAGAACCGCGTTTAGATAAGGTTGCACGCAGAGATGCGCGTAATATGAATAACCCACGTAGCGTCGCAGAACTTCAAAAGATGACTTCAGCAATAAACTGGAAAGCATATTTTGAAAATCAGGGTCTGTCTAAAGAAGTTGATACGGTTATTGTATTGCAAACACAATACATGAAGTCACTTCAAAATGTATTGACAAAAACACCATTAGACGATCTTAAATTACTAATGCGATGGGCAACACTTAACTCATGGTCAGATGCGCTAACTACAGAGTTAGAATATGCAAACTGGGAGTTTTACAGCAAAACTTTAAACGGTACACCTAAGCAAAAACCGGCAGACGAGCGCGCTCTAGAGACCGTAGACAATACACTGGGAGAAGCTTTAGGTAAATTGTATGTTGATAAAGTGTTTCCGCCAGAGGCGAAAGCTAAAGCAGAAGCGATGATAGACAATATCAAAGAAGCCTTTAGAGATCGTATCAACAACCTGGAGTGGATGACCGATTCTACAAAACTTCAGGCGATAGACAAACTGAATAAATTTACTGTAAAAATAGGTTACCCTGATAAGTGGGAAGACTATTCTAAACTCGAAATAACTGCAGATAAAACTTTCTTTGAAAACTTACTTGCAGCAGGATCCTGGGCAGAAGATAAAAACAATGCAGACTATAAAGAGCCTGTAGATAAAACAAGATGGGGTATGTCTCCACAAACGGTAAATGCATATTTTAATCCTTCATTTAACGAGATTGTATTTCCTGCAGCCATATTACAACCCCCTTTCTATAATTATCAGGCAGATGAAGCGGTGAATTATGGTGGTATAGGAGCGGTTATAGGTCACGAGATTTCTCACGCTTTTGACGACAGTGGTTCGCGTTTTGATGGTGATGGTAACTTAAAAAACTGGTGGACCGATGAAGATTTAAGTGCATTTTCAGAACGTAGTGGTGCTCTTGCAGAGCAGTATAGCGCTATAGAAGTTGCAGACAGCTTATTTATAAACGGAAAATTTACCTTGGGCGAAAACATAGGGGATTTAGGAGGCGTACTAGCGGCCTATACCGGTTTACAGAAATTCTATGAGAAGAATGAGAAACCTCAACCTATAGATGGTTACACAGCAGAACAGCGTTTCTTTATCAGCTGGGCAACTATCTGGCGTACAAAGATGCGTGATGATGCTTTAAGAACACGTATTAAAACAGATCCTCACTCTCCGGGAATGTACCGAGCTTACGTACCACTTCAAAATATTGATGCATTCTACGAGGCATTTAATATTAAAGAAGGAGATGCGATGTTTTTACCTGTTGAAAAGCGGGTACGTATCTGGTAA
- a CDS encoding aspartate kinase, with amino-acid sequence MNVLKFGGTSVGSAQNIRKVVEILAVTESPKIVVLSAMSGVTNLLVSLNQASIDKKADEITAVLEQLRAKHNEAIDSLFTVANQPDARAQIEGFISEIESIARGGRTLTTYAELVTFGETMLTSLFSRFLTQENVHNVLLDASSFMNVGSVENPNIENVSDALLPQLTQNPSQVYITQGFVCRDERGSLATLKRGGSDFSATIIAAAVAADGVQIWTDIDGLHNNDPRYVEGTNPIEHLTYNEAAELAYFGAKILHPQTVAPVIDRDIPVWLKNTFEPSAPGTKISNEYHNRGLKAISAKDGITAIKIKSNRMLGAHGFLRTIFEVFDRHETSIDMVTTSEVAISLTIDDTSHLKGIITELSVIAEVTVEEDHSIICIVGENLIADQESYKAFGILNSIPVRMIAYGGSNNNISLLVPTREKINALQYLNAQLFQLQETVA; translated from the coding sequence ATGAATGTTTTAAAATTTGGAGGAACTTCTGTAGGAAGTGCTCAAAATATTAGAAAAGTAGTAGAAATACTAGCGGTTACTGAAAGTCCAAAAATTGTAGTGTTATCTGCAATGTCTGGTGTGACTAATTTATTAGTAAGCCTTAATCAGGCGAGTATAGATAAAAAGGCAGACGAGATTACCGCTGTACTTGAGCAGTTACGTGCAAAACATAACGAGGCTATAGATAGTTTATTTACCGTTGCTAATCAACCCGATGCGAGAGCTCAAATCGAAGGTTTTATAAGTGAGATAGAATCTATTGCAAGAGGTGGCCGTACACTTACCACATATGCTGAGTTGGTGACATTTGGGGAAACGATGTTAACATCACTGTTTTCAAGATTTTTAACGCAGGAAAATGTACATAACGTATTGCTGGATGCCAGTTCCTTTATGAATGTAGGCTCTGTTGAAAATCCGAATATAGAAAACGTTTCTGACGCATTGTTACCGCAACTCACTCAAAATCCATCACAGGTATACATCACTCAAGGTTTTGTATGTCGTGATGAACGCGGTTCACTGGCAACACTTAAACGAGGAGGTAGCGACTTTAGCGCAACAATTATTGCTGCTGCTGTTGCTGCAGACGGGGTACAAATCTGGACAGACATTGATGGGTTACACAATAATGACCCGCGTTATGTAGAAGGTACAAACCCAATAGAGCATTTGACCTATAATGAGGCTGCGGAGTTGGCTTACTTTGGCGCGAAAATTTTACATCCACAAACGGTAGCTCCTGTAATAGACAGAGATATCCCGGTATGGTTAAAAAATACATTCGAACCTTCTGCTCCCGGAACAAAAATTTCTAATGAATATCACAACCGTGGTTTAAAAGCGATTTCAGCTAAAGATGGTATCACGGCAATAAAAATTAAATCAAATCGTATGCTTGGTGCTCACGGTTTTTTACGTACCATTTTTGAGGTATTTGACCGTCACGAGACTTCTATTGATATGGTTACCACTTCTGAAGTAGCTATCTCATTAACAATAGATGATACCAGTCACTTAAAAGGTATCATAACAGAACTATCTGTTATTGCAGAAGTAACGGTAGAAGAAGATCACAGTATCATCTGTATTGTAGGAGAGAATCTTATAGCAGACCAGGAATCGTATAAAGCTTTCGGGATTTTAAATTCTATTCCAGTACGTATGATTGCCTATGGTGGTAGTAATAATAATATCTCTCTACTCGTGCCTACACGTGAAAAAATTAATGCGCTACAGTATTTAAATGCACAACTGTTTCAACTTCAAGAAACAGTAGCCTAA
- a CDS encoding SDR family oxidoreductase, translating to MSTIAIAGLGWLGLPLASQLRDLGHTVKGSVTSKSKQEELKTYGLDVYQVEIAEDEIRGEINSFLKDTEILIVLIPPGLRRNTGHNHALRMAQFLDAIEKSQIKKVILVSSTGVYDDSQGKVTEADIPKPEDSKGKQLVEVEQLFFKSPAIQSMIIRFGGLYGGSRNPVKYLAGRTGLTNGQAPVNMIHRQDCIGIILGVIYKNAFGHILNAVNPEHPTKEVYYTQQAKKLGLEPPQYEVEDATLFKQVDSANLQPLIGYTFKKSL from the coding sequence ATGAGTACGATTGCTATTGCTGGTTTAGGTTGGTTAGGGTTGCCTCTGGCTTCTCAATTACGGGATTTAGGCCACACGGTAAAAGGTTCTGTAACATCAAAATCTAAACAAGAGGAACTAAAAACTTATGGTCTTGATGTCTATCAGGTTGAGATTGCTGAAGACGAAATACGTGGCGAAATAAATTCGTTTTTAAAAGATACTGAAATTCTTATCGTTCTAATACCTCCTGGATTACGCCGAAATACAGGGCACAATCACGCTTTGCGAATGGCGCAATTTCTAGACGCAATAGAAAAATCGCAAATTAAAAAAGTGATTTTAGTAAGTAGTACAGGCGTTTATGATGACTCGCAAGGTAAAGTGACTGAAGCAGACATCCCAAAACCCGAAGATTCTAAAGGAAAACAGCTTGTAGAAGTAGAACAGCTATTCTTTAAATCTCCTGCAATACAAAGTATGATTATTCGTTTTGGCGGACTTTACGGTGGTAGTAGAAATCCTGTGAAATATCTTGCCGGCAGAACAGGTTTAACAAACGGTCAAGCCCCTGTAAATATGATACATCGTCAAGACTGTATAGGAATAATTCTAGGTGTTATTTATAAAAATGCCTTTGGTCATATACTTAATGCTGTAAACCCAGAGCATCCTACAAAAGAGGTTTATTATACGCAACAGGCAAAAAAACTGGGTCTTGAGCCGCCTCAATATGAAGTAGAAGACGCGACGCTATTTAAGCAAGTAGATTCGGCAAACCTACAACCGCTTATAGGGTACACATTTAAAAAAAGCCTATAA